The window ATCACTCGCGACATATGATGAAAAATTTCACCGTCAATGGCAATGGCTTGCTCATCTACTTCGCTAATAGCTTTCAGCATAAAGTAACGTTGCATGATTATTCCTCGTCTTTCACAGGTTTTTCAAAGACTAACGCTAACCAATCTTGTTGTTGGAATTTTTGGACTAGTTGGAAACCAACTTCATTCATTTTTTCCATAATGGTTGGTTCTTTTTCTGTAATAATGCCTGACACGATAAATTTACCGCCTTCTGGTAATAACGCCCAAGCGTCTTCAATCATTAATAAAATAATATGCGGTAAAATATTGGCCACAATCACATCTGCCATAATATCAATCCCCTTCAATAAATCGTTAGGCGCAATTTTTACATCTTTAGCCACTGGGTTTAGATCAATATTTTGTTGGGCAGAAGCAACCGCCACTTCATCTAAGTCATATGCGTAGACATCGCTTGCTCCAAAATGTTTCGCTGCAATACTTAAAATACCTGAACCTGTACCGACATCAAGCAATGTTTCGCCGCCACGTAAATAACTTTCTAATGCGTGTAACGTTAAAAACGTCGTTGGATGCGTTCCTGTCCCAAAGGCCATACCTGGATCCATATAAATAATACGCTCATCTGCATGTTTTGGTTCATATGTCTCCCATTCAGGAACAATCGTTAAGAAACGACTAACTTGAATCGGATGATAATATTTTTTCCAGGCTTTTTCCCAATTTTTTTCAGCTACTTCATGAGTCGACACTTCCCCTAATCCAATATTTAGACCGTATTCTGGCAATTTGGCTACCTGTTCTTTGATGATTGGTAATACTTCTGGCAAGAAAATTGTTTCAGGGAAATAAGCAATTACTTGTGCGCCTTGACGAATGTGTTCAATTTCTTCTTTATTGATGTACTCACCAAATCTATCTTCCACATAATTAACTAAATCTTGTGCATCTTCTATTGCCACACCACTTGCGCCAGCTTCCATTAATATATTAGAAATAGCTTCCACAGCTTCGGTTTCTGTTATTACTTTCACTTCTGTCCAGTTCATGTTTGTTTCCTCATTTCTTAATATCTAGGGTATGGCCATTCCGTTTGACCTTGAGATTTAGCTAATTGCTCTGCTTCAATCGCCGCAAACGCGTCTTGATCCCAATATAGTTCAAATACTTCTTGTGTTTCATCTTGTAAGAAGTCCATCAAATCACTTTCACCTTGTGCAACAACTTGATATAAGTATTTAGCAATCGCTGTGATGGTGCCTTGCTTCATTCCTTTTTTGCCGGCATAAGGTAAGACTGCTAGATAATCATCTGGATCACCTGTGAATTTACCTTCTGGTGCTAAAAGAATCGCATCTTCAAATTCAATCACTTCTTCTTCTGATTCAATGCCATCCAAGTCAGCAATCGTCACGCTTTTATTGTTATGTGCATACAACACTACCATCACTTCTACAGTATGGGCCTTGGTATTCCAGTCAATAGCAAAATCATAATCTTGCATTTCTTTTTCTAATTGTTTATCTAAATATTCTAACATGTTCATTTTTTTCATCGTTAAATTCCTCTCTTGTTTCGTCTTACCTATCATACTAGAAAACTGCTCACAACGCTATATATCTATTATATGGTTCTATTGAAAAAATTTATATGACTCTTTGAACGTAACCAAATAAAAACGAAAACATTTAAAATTTCACTACATACAAAAAAGCGCTATAAAGTAGAAGGAAATCTTTTCCCATAACTACTTTATAGCGCGTCTGTCATTTCATGCTTTGATCTATTATACTACTTAAACATCTGTGGATTATTTTTTGAATAATTTATCTAATTCATCTGCTATAAACTGCACTTCTGTTCCAACAATTACTTGATAATTTTTTTCATCAATTTTCTTCATACCTGGAACACCTGAAGATTTTATTTTTGATTCATTAACTAAGTTTGTATCTTTTAAAACTAATCTTAAACGAGTGGTACAATTATCAATTGAAACAATATTATCTTTCCCACCTAAGCCTTCATAGATTGTTGCAGCCATAGCTGAAACACCATTATTATCTCCTTGTGAGCCTGTTTCTTGCTCGACTTCTTTATCTCTACCAGGCGTCATAATATTAAACTTTTTAATTGTAAAATCAAATAAGAAGTAATATAAAACTGCCATGACTAATCCTTGCACTATTAACATCCATGGTTGATTAGCTATTGGATTTCTTAAACTTAAAACAAAATCAATTAATCCAGCACTAAACGCAAAGCCCGCTGTCCAATGAAACAATGCAGAAATTAATAAAGAAATCCCTGTCAATACCGCATGTAATACATACAACGGCCACGCTACAAACATGAATGAAAATTCTAACGGTTCAGTAATTCCAGTAAAGAATGATGCAAATCCTGCAGCTAACATTAAAGAGGCTGTGGCTTTTTTATTCTCTGGTAAAGCATTTCGATAAATAGCATATGCCCCTGCTGGTAGACCAAACATCATCACTGGGAAAAATCCAGCTTGATACATACCAGTAATGCCTTTTTCTCCTGTTCCTCCCAAGAAGTTCCCTATGTCATTAATGCCAGCAACATCGAACCAAAAAACAGAATTTAACGCATGATGCAATCCTGTTGGAATAAGCAAACGATTAAAGAAGCCATAAATACCAGCTCCAAGAGCTCCCATACCAACAATCATTTCACCAAATGCCACAAGGCCACCAAAAACGATTGGCCAAACAAAAATTAAAATAGCTGAAATAATTGTCATAGCTACTGCTGACATAATTGGCGCTAAACGTTTACCACTAAAAAATGATAAGGCCATTGGTAATTTCGTTTTACTAAATCTATTGTACATTGAAGACGCCACTAAACCAGATAAAATACCGATAAAAGCATTATCAATTTTTCCAAATGCTACATCAACACTTTCAACATCAATATGTTTTAACGCTGCTATCGTGTCAGGTGATAATAACTTTGTGATGACCAAAAATGCAACCAACCCACTAAGTGCAGCAGAGCCATCTTTATCTTTTGACATCCCTAATGCTAGTCCTACAGCAAAGATAATCGGTAACTTATCAATAATTGCTAATCCTGCATTTCCTAGAAAAACTGCAACTGTATTTGGATTACCTCCCTGCATCAATGCTGGATCAATCATATATCCTATTCCTACTAATAAGGCTGCTGCTGGTAATACTGCCACCGGCAACATTAACGATTTCCCCATTCTTTGTAAGTATGCTTTCATACTACTTCCTCCTAATTTAAACTTTATTAAACAAATTATTATATTATAAGATATTTAAAAAATCAATTTAGATGCCGAACACCGTTGACTTGGTGCTGCTTCTAACTTATCTTCTATATTCAAATAATTTATTGTTAAATTATTTCTTGTCTTTTTATTTAATTGAGAAATAAATTCTCTACAATATGATTACATAGACCTATCAAAATAAGTATGGTTTTATCTAATTCATCAAAGATTTTTCGCATTAATCTCATCAAAACTTTAGGAAGGAAACTCATGAAGTAAATCGTATAGTTAGTTGGATTTGAAACTATTAGGGTCTCAGTGTTTTCAAGTGAGGTTCAAAAGAATAGGTTACTTTATTACATTAAGTAAGATAATTGAATTTATGAATCTGATTCAAAATAGCGCGTAATTCAGAAAATCTAATTAACTCGTCAAAAGTTGCTGATAAATGTAGTGAAGAATTAGCGATAACATAAATTACTATTAGATAGCTATAAAAAAATCCAGAAAGATTTTTTCTGGATTCTACAATAGAGAAAAGACATGCTTATATAATTAATTCTATAAGTATTTTTCTCATTACAACTTATCAGATAACCAATATAACGGTCAGCTTCAATGATTACTTACCTACTAAAGCTAATATAATCAGTACCACACTTCCTACAATAAGACTTCCAAAAAGAAGTGGATGTTGAAAAAGAAACTCTAAAGCATACATTACAGCAGCAATTATTATCCCAATAATAATAACCCAAGTAATACACCCACAACCTTCTTCCTCATCAGGTACTTCTATTATTTCCTGAAAAATCCTTCCGCCCTTAAGTGCCAAATAATCAAATCCTCTCTTTTATATTAAACATCCGTTTATAATACATTATAATAAAAAAAATAAAATAATAATATACTATTTCAAAAAAAATTATTCAATATTTCTTATCTTATTACCACAAAAATAATTAATAAAAATAGAATTTTAAACCTACATAATCATATAAAAGATTAAAACATTATCCGAAATATTTACATATTAGTTAAAAGCATGGCACTCTTATCATTTTTTACTTTTAAGATGCACAAATTCCCTATCACAATTCCCCTTATGTTTGCTAGTCAAATCTTGTCATATAGCTATGCTATAATGTTACTAAGAATAGATGAAAAGGAGGTCGTTTCATGCAACAACCATTAGCTTTTCGTATGCGACCAAGAACCATTGATGAAGTCTTTGGACAACAGCATCTCGTAGGTGAGGGGAAAATCATCCATCGTATGGTAGAAGCCAAGATGCTGTCTTCCATGATTTTATATGGGCCACCCGGCACAGGGAAAACTAGTATCGCAAGTGCCATTGCTGGTTCCACTCGTTTTGCCTTTCGTATGTTAAACGCCGCTACAGATACCAAAAAAGACCTACAAATAGTTGCTGAGGAAGCCAAAATGAGTGGTACCGTCATTTTATTATTAGATGAAGTCCATCGTTTAGACAAAACAAAACAAGACTTTCTCTTACCTTATTTAGAAAACGGCAAAATCATTATGATTGGCGCAACAACTGAAAATCCCTATATTAGTATAAATCCCGCGATTCGTAGTCGTTGCCAAATTTTTGAAGTAAAACCATTATCAGAAAGTGACATTCAAGCAGCCATCCAGCTAGCCTTAACAGATACAGAGCGGGGGTTAGGTAACTATCCAACACACTTAACACCAGAAGCACGACAGCACTTATCACGAGCGACCAACGGTGATTTAAGAAGTGCTCTAAATGGTTTGGAATTAGCGGTCAAATCAACACATGCTGACGAAGATGGAACGATTCAACTCACGTTACCTGTAATCGAAGAATGTGTGCAACGTAAAGCCTTGACCCATGACAAAAAAGGGGACGCTCATTATGATGTCATTTCTGCTTTACAAAAATCCATTCGTGGAAGCGACGTTGATGCCGCCATGCACTATTTGGCTCGACTAGTAGAAGCTGGCGACTTAGTCAGTATTTGTCGTCGACTGATGGTGATTGGCTATGAAGATATTGGATTGGGTAATCCAGCCGCTGCAGCCAGAACAGTCACGGCGGTTCAAGCTGCCGAAAAATTAGGTTTTCCTGAAGCGCGCATTCCACTTGCTCAAGCAGTCGTAGACTTATGTCTATCACCCAAATCTAATAGTGCCTACTTGGCAATTGACAGTGCCTTAGCGGATATTCGTAATGGGTTTGTTGGCGAAATCCCACCTCATCTCAAAGACAGCCACTACCAAGGCGCTGCTGATTTAGGCCGTGGCATAGGCTATCAATACCCCCACGATACACCTGAATCATGGGTTGATCAGCAATACTTACCTACAGGCATGACCAATAAGCATTACTATGAACCAAAAGTGACCGGAAAATATGAACAAGCACTCGCCCAACGCTATCAATACTTAGAACAAAAGAAAAAAAATCGTCATTAATCTTGTTAAAAAAGAAAATACCGTATTTACAACGTTTATTAAAGGGATTATTAATAGATTAATAGAAATCCCTTTCAATTTTATTTTTATTGAGTATTCTTCATTGCCTGATTTTTTTTTTTATGCTAACATTGTCTTAAGGAAATCTGTAATGTACGCGTCGTTTCACTTCTGTGTTGACCGAACATTTTTAGTATTATATCGGGATTCAAACTGATTAAAAAGAAAACAAGCCTTTTCACTTGGAAGTTTGACGTTTATTCTATGAAACCCACCTGCATTACTGGCGGGTTCAATACTACGAATCGACTAACGGCATGGACGGATTTCTTATTTATTAAAACAATTTCAAGCAATTTGCCCACTAGCAAATTGCTTTTTATTTAAATATCTTTTTCCCTAGGAGCTTATACATGGTAAGAATTTTATTAATTTTCTTAATGATTATGCTAGTCATTATAGGGCTAGTCTTAAAAACAAAAATACCAGCAATCACAAAAATTGCTAGTAATGAACAAGCCAAAATTAAATTAACACAGTTATTCAAACAGCTAGTAAACGCCTTGATGATACTAGCCGTGGTAGGACTTTTATTTGTCTATTTAAACACAAAAGTGAGTGCGTTGCTTTATATTGCAATCATCATGTTAACATCTGCTTATTTCAGCATCATGTTAGCAAAGCAAATAGAGGCAAAATAACAAGGGTAAGTTGGTGATGACAAGTGGATGGTAATCAGTATAAACGTATTTTAGTCGCAGTAGATGGCACAGATTCAGCTGAAAAAGCTTTGAAACAAGGAATCGATATGGCAAAAAAATTCAATGCTGAATTATTTATTGCCCATATCATTGATACAAGGGCCTTTCAAAGTATTTCTTCTTATGATGAAGAAACCGAGCAAATTGCTAGTGCAATGGCCAATCAAACACTTTCTGAGTATGCGATTCAAGCAAGCAAAGCAGGTGTGTCACAAGTAACGACTATCTTACGATACGGAATTCCAAAAAAAGTTTTAGCCTACAACTTAATTGAAGAACACCACATTGATTTAGTCTTACTAGGCAGCACTAATTCAAAAATGTTTGAAAAAATGTTCCTTGGTTCCTTAAGCAATTATTTAACTAAACATGCCACTTGTGATGTGGTGACAATCGATTAGCCTTTATACAAAATAAAAAGCATCTTGCCAAATATGATATTTGGCAAGATGCTTTTTTC is drawn from Vagococcus xieshaowenii and contains these coding sequences:
- the prmA gene encoding 50S ribosomal protein L11 methyltransferase, coding for MNWTEVKVITETEAVEAISNILMEAGASGVAIEDAQDLVNYVEDRFGEYINKEEIEHIRQGAQVIAYFPETIFLPEVLPIIKEQVAKLPEYGLNIGLGEVSTHEVAEKNWEKAWKKYYHPIQVSRFLTIVPEWETYEPKHADERIIYMDPGMAFGTGTHPTTFLTLHALESYLRGGETLLDVGTGSGILSIAAKHFGASDVYAYDLDEVAVASAQQNIDLNPVAKDVKIAPNDLLKGIDIMADVIVANILPHIILLMIEDAWALLPEGGKFIVSGIITEKEPTIMEKMNEVGFQLVQKFQQQDWLALVFEKPVKDEE
- a CDS encoding replication-associated recombination protein A, which translates into the protein MQQPLAFRMRPRTIDEVFGQQHLVGEGKIIHRMVEAKMLSSMILYGPPGTGKTSIASAIAGSTRFAFRMLNAATDTKKDLQIVAEEAKMSGTVILLLDEVHRLDKTKQDFLLPYLENGKIIMIGATTENPYISINPAIRSRCQIFEVKPLSESDIQAAIQLALTDTERGLGNYPTHLTPEARQHLSRATNGDLRSALNGLELAVKSTHADEDGTIQLTLPVIEECVQRKALTHDKKGDAHYDVISALQKSIRGSDVDAAMHYLARLVEAGDLVSICRRLMVIGYEDIGLGNPAAAARTVTAVQAAEKLGFPEARIPLAQAVVDLCLSPKSNSAYLAIDSALADIRNGFVGEIPPHLKDSHYQGAADLGRGIGYQYPHDTPESWVDQQYLPTGMTNKHYYEPKVTGKYEQALAQRYQYLEQKKKNRH
- a CDS encoding preprotein translocase, SecE subunit domain protein, yielding MALKGGRIFQEIIEVPDEEEGCGCITWVIIIGIIIAAVMYALEFLFQHPLLFGSLIVGSVVLIILALVGK
- a CDS encoding DUF3013 family protein, whose protein sequence is MKKMNMLEYLDKQLEKEMQDYDFAIDWNTKAHTVEVMVVLYAHNNKSVTIADLDGIESEEEVIEFEDAILLAPEGKFTGDPDDYLAVLPYAGKKGMKQGTITAIAKYLYQVVAQGESDLMDFLQDETQEVFELYWDQDAFAAIEAEQLAKSQGQTEWPYPRY
- a CDS encoding universal stress protein, with amino-acid sequence MDGNQYKRILVAVDGTDSAEKALKQGIDMAKKFNAELFIAHIIDTRAFQSISSYDEETEQIASAMANQTLSEYAIQASKAGVSQVTTILRYGIPKKVLAYNLIEEHHIDLVLLGSTNSKMFEKMFLGSLSNYLTKHATCDVVTID